In one window of Gemmatimonas sp. UBA7669 DNA:
- the scpB gene encoding SMC-Scp complex subunit ScpB, translated as MTPLAKLLEAALFAAPRPIPFDTLAALDPESSPAAVSAALDELREHYDVDGHAVELVEQGGGWQILTRAEFAEAIERAQVAVRPQKLSAAALETLAIVAYRQPIGRAEIEEIRGVAVGSVLKSLHERGLIDIVGRSEGIGRPLLYGTTSQFLEQFALRHLEELPRADELAIALRGAGNATVVPE; from the coding sequence GTGACGCCATTAGCGAAGCTGCTTGAAGCAGCGCTCTTCGCTGCCCCGCGCCCCATTCCCTTCGACACGCTCGCGGCGCTCGACCCCGAGTCGAGCCCCGCGGCGGTGAGCGCTGCACTCGACGAGCTGCGCGAGCACTACGATGTGGACGGGCACGCCGTCGAACTGGTGGAGCAGGGTGGAGGCTGGCAGATCCTCACGCGCGCCGAATTCGCCGAGGCCATCGAGCGCGCGCAGGTCGCGGTGCGTCCGCAGAAGCTCTCGGCGGCCGCGCTCGAAACGCTGGCCATCGTCGCCTATCGTCAGCCCATCGGCCGCGCGGAAATCGAAGAAATTCGTGGTGTGGCCGTGGGCTCGGTGCTCAAGTCGCTGCATGAGCGTGGGCTCATCGACATTGTGGGCCGCAGTGAAGGCATCGGCCGTCCGCTGCTCTATGGCACCACCTCGCAATTCCTCGAGCAGTTTGCGCTGCGCCATCTCGAGGAACTGCCGCGCGCTGACGAACTGGCCATCGCGCTGCGCGGCGCTGGAAACGCCACGGTCGTACCGGAGTGA
- a CDS encoding segregation and condensation protein A, with the protein MTAPNFRSVEANTPSFVIELSQFTGPLDLLLSLIRDEQVDIYDIPIARIAEQFLARISSLGLDEAADYLEMAARLLRIKAQMLLPRADGEDAWEDPRAELVRRLLEYQQMREVVDLLERRGEERRHQFARRFVPVAADLTPLNAPLSLSLGELLAAVDRVLRVTKEPTLHEVVPRALDVAGAMGTVRAVLAMRRACRWSDLVARDAEPWQILSVLLALLEMAKLGELRIAQSRAFASVEIRRDAISEAA; encoded by the coding sequence GTGACTGCACCGAACTTCCGTTCCGTCGAGGCCAACACCCCGTCGTTTGTCATCGAGCTGAGCCAGTTCACGGGCCCGCTCGACCTGCTGCTGTCGCTCATCCGCGACGAGCAGGTGGACATCTACGACATTCCCATCGCCCGCATCGCCGAGCAGTTCCTCGCGCGCATCAGCTCACTCGGGCTCGATGAAGCCGCGGACTATCTCGAGATGGCGGCGCGTCTCTTGCGCATCAAGGCGCAGATGCTGCTGCCGCGCGCCGATGGCGAGGACGCGTGGGAAGATCCGCGCGCTGAACTCGTGCGCCGTCTGCTCGAGTACCAGCAGATGCGCGAAGTGGTGGACCTGCTCGAGCGCCGCGGTGAAGAGCGCCGGCATCAGTTCGCGCGCCGCTTCGTGCCGGTGGCCGCTGACCTCACGCCGCTCAATGCGCCGCTCTCGCTCTCACTCGGCGAGCTGCTCGCGGCGGTGGATCGGGTGCTGCGCGTCACCAAGGAGCCCACGCTGCACGAAGTCGTGCCGCGGGCGCTCGACGTGGCCGGGGCCATGGGCACGGTGCGTGCCGTGCTGGCCATGCGCCGCGCCTGCCGCTGGTCGGACCTCGTCGCCCGCGACGCCGAACCCTGGCAGATCCTGTCCGTGCTGCTGGCCCTGCTCGAAATGGCGAAGCTCGGTGAGCTGCGCATTGCGCAGTCCCGCGCCTTTGCCTCTGTGGAGATCCGTCGTGACGCCATTAGCGAAGCTGCTTGA
- a CDS encoding site-2 protease family protein → MHSRPGSRSLAPARSLSYQLGLAVTLVQQLALVFPVLLFSMVAHEYAHGYAAYRQGDLTAYQLGRLTWNPVKHIDPFMTLLLPALLAWMGGPIFGGAKPVPVNPRNYRQYKRGDIIVSLAGVATNLVIAFALVPLVVLVGLIGQQVPGLVRPLGILQLMFAQGIIINLVLVAFNLIPIPPLDGSHVFKYLLPPQWSLQYQRLGGIGLLLLFALLSFGRPIVNLWMAPAFILGRLAQQFYIPFLLPNPFGV, encoded by the coding sequence TTGCATTCGCGTCCCGGTTCGCGTTCCCTCGCGCCTGCCCGCTCGCTCTCCTATCAGCTCGGCCTCGCGGTGACCCTCGTCCAGCAACTCGCCCTCGTATTCCCCGTGCTGCTGTTCTCGATGGTCGCCCACGAGTACGCGCACGGCTATGCGGCCTATCGGCAGGGCGACCTCACAGCCTACCAGCTGGGACGGCTCACCTGGAATCCGGTCAAGCACATCGACCCCTTCATGACCCTCCTCCTGCCAGCCCTGCTGGCCTGGATGGGCGGGCCCATCTTCGGCGGCGCCAAGCCGGTGCCGGTGAACCCACGCAACTATCGGCAGTACAAGCGGGGGGACATCATTGTCTCCCTGGCCGGCGTGGCCACCAACCTGGTCATCGCCTTCGCCCTCGTGCCGCTGGTCGTGCTCGTGGGCCTCATCGGGCAGCAGGTCCCGGGCCTCGTGCGGCCGCTCGGCATCCTGCAGCTCATGTTCGCGCAGGGTATCATCATCAATCTCGTGCTGGTGGCGTTCAATCTCATCCCGATTCCGCCACTCGACGGGTCCCACGTCTTCAAGTACCTCCTGCCACCGCAATGGTCGCTGCAGTATCAGCGCCTGGGTGGTATCGGACTGTTGCTGCTGTTCGCTCTGCTGTCCTTCGGACGGCCCATCGTGAACCTCTGGATGGCCCCGGCGTTCATCCTCGGACGCCTCGCCCAGCAGTTCTACATTCCGTTCCTGTTGCCCAACCCCTTCGGCGTGTGA
- the rpsT gene encoding 30S ribosomal protein S20, which yields MPNIQSSKKDLRKSRAAAVRNRAQRSALRTAVKKAKAAGAASDDRLTAVSLLDRAARKGLIHKNAAARQKSKLAKAANAASAA from the coding sequence GTGCCGAATATCCAGTCCTCCAAGAAGGACTTGCGCAAGTCGCGTGCGGCTGCCGTGCGCAACCGCGCTCAGCGTTCGGCGCTGCGTACTGCCGTGAAGAAGGCGAAGGCGGCGGGTGCGGCGAGCGACGATCGTCTCACGGCCGTGTCGCTGCTCGATCGTGCGGCGCGCAAGGGCCTCATTCACAAGAATGCGGCGGCTCGTCAGAAGAGCAAGCTGGCCAAGGCTGCCAACGCCGCCTCGGCAGCGTAA
- a CDS encoding class II aldolase/adducin family protein, which translates to MGQGLSPESLQAAAEQLAAACRRLHAGGLLAGAEGNLSMRLADGSLLVTASGVDKARIGAEQVLRVHADGGYADGTVHHDATSWHAPRDGSAALSAAEGRDRALRASSELKMHVALYAARPDVQAVVHAHPPAATGFAAAGRSLPADVLPELPVVVGPVVLVPYARPGTQALADAIAQCAPDHEVFLLANHGVTAVGHSLNDAVLRLESVEQAARILLVSTLLGGAVPLPAGEAAALASLRLSRELPS; encoded by the coding sequence ATGGGTCAGGGCCTGAGCCCCGAATCGCTGCAGGCAGCGGCCGAGCAACTCGCCGCTGCCTGTCGTCGTTTGCATGCGGGCGGGCTCCTGGCGGGCGCCGAGGGCAATCTCTCAATGCGTCTCGCCGATGGCAGCCTGCTGGTGACGGCGAGCGGCGTGGACAAGGCGCGCATCGGGGCCGAGCAGGTGCTGCGTGTGCACGCCGATGGCGGATACGCGGATGGCACTGTGCATCACGATGCGACATCGTGGCACGCGCCGCGTGACGGCAGTGCGGCGCTGTCGGCGGCCGAGGGCCGTGACCGGGCTCTTCGCGCCTCGTCGGAACTCAAGATGCACGTGGCGCTCTATGCGGCGCGGCCCGATGTGCAGGCGGTGGTGCACGCTCATCCGCCGGCGGCCACGGGCTTCGCAGCAGCCGGGCGTTCACTGCCGGCCGATGTGTTGCCCGAACTGCCGGTGGTGGTGGGGCCGGTGGTGCTGGTGCCCTATGCGCGGCCCGGCACGCAGGCCCTGGCCGATGCCATCGCGCAGTGTGCGCCAGATCACGAAGTGTTTCTGCTGGCCAATCACGGCGTCACCGCCGTGGGGCATTCGCTGAACGATGCGGTACTGCGTCTCGAGAGTGTGGAGCAGGCCGCACGCATTCTGCTGGTCTCCACGCTGCTCGGCGGCGCGGTGCCGCTGCCGGCGGGTGAAGCGGCTGCGCTTGCTTCACTGCGGCTTTCGCGAGAGCTTCCCTCCTGA
- a CDS encoding dihydroorotase, translated as MAHPIGTRDLLIKGGRIVDPSQGLDAVGDVLLRNGVVEACGGSLGTPDGAEVLDATGLVVAPGFIDVHVHLREPGREDVETVASGAHSAVAGGITAVCAMPNTKPVTDNQAVVGFVKRQGEAAGYARVYPYGAISVGQKGETLAEIAEMVGAGAVAFSDDGKPVESAQLMRTALEYARAFNVPIAEHCEDMTLARGGSMNEGIMSAKLGLKGIPAEAEEIYVIRDILLAKRTGGHIHLCHLSTKGSVELVRWGKERGINVTAEVCSHHISLTEDAVDGYNTNAKMNPPLRTAEDVEALQQGVADGTIDLLVTDHAPHHYDEKEREFADAPNGIVGLETALGVNTTYLLHRGLINLSQLVDAMSCKQARIFRLPGGSLARGGLADVTVFDPNKVWTCDPTQFKSKGRNTPYGGHTFTGQARYTIVGGRVVYTAA; from the coding sequence ATGGCGCACCCGATCGGAACCCGTGATCTGCTCATCAAGGGCGGTCGCATTGTCGACCCCTCGCAGGGCCTCGACGCCGTGGGCGATGTGTTGCTGCGTAACGGTGTCGTCGAAGCCTGCGGAGGGTCGCTGGGCACGCCCGACGGTGCCGAGGTGCTCGATGCCACGGGCCTGGTGGTGGCGCCGGGCTTCATCGACGTGCACGTGCATCTGCGTGAGCCGGGCCGCGAAGACGTGGAGACGGTGGCCAGCGGCGCGCACAGCGCGGTGGCCGGCGGCATTACGGCGGTGTGTGCCATGCCCAACACCAAGCCCGTCACCGACAATCAGGCGGTCGTGGGCTTTGTGAAGCGTCAGGGTGAGGCGGCAGGCTATGCGCGCGTCTATCCCTATGGCGCCATCTCGGTGGGGCAGAAGGGCGAGACGCTGGCCGAGATTGCCGAGATGGTGGGCGCCGGCGCCGTGGCCTTCAGCGACGACGGCAAGCCGGTGGAGAGTGCGCAGCTCATGCGCACCGCGCTCGAGTATGCGCGCGCCTTCAACGTACCCATTGCCGAGCACTGCGAAGACATGACGCTGGCGCGTGGCGGCAGCATGAACGAAGGCATCATGAGCGCCAAGCTCGGTCTCAAGGGCATTCCTGCCGAGGCCGAGGAGATCTACGTCATTCGCGACATTCTCCTTGCCAAGCGCACGGGTGGCCACATCCATCTCTGCCACCTGAGCACGAAGGGTTCGGTGGAGCTGGTGCGCTGGGGCAAGGAGCGCGGCATCAACGTTACGGCCGAGGTGTGCTCGCACCACATCTCGCTCACCGAAGACGCGGTGGATGGCTACAACACCAACGCGAAGATGAATCCGCCGCTGCGCACCGCCGAAGACGTGGAGGCGCTGCAGCAGGGTGTGGCCGATGGCACCATCGACCTGCTCGTCACCGATCACGCGCCGCATCACTACGACGAGAAGGAGCGCGAGTTCGCCGATGCGCCCAACGGCATCGTGGGCCTCGAAACCGCGCTCGGTGTGAACACCACCTACCTGCTGCACCGCGGCCTCATCAATCTCTCGCAGCTGGTGGACGCGATGAGCTGCAAGCAGGCCAGGATCTTCCGTTTGCCCGGCGGCTCACTGGCGCGCGGCGGTCTGGCCGACGTGACGGTGTTTGACCCCAACAAGGTGTGGACCTGCGACCCCACGCAGTTCAAGTCCAAGGGCCGCAACACGCCCTACGGCGGCCACACCTTCACGGGGCAGGCGCGCTACACGATTGTGGGTGGCCGCGTGGTGTACACGGCGGCCTGA
- a CDS encoding aspartate carbamoyltransferase catalytic subunit, with translation MPGPLGKDLLGLAPLSAAQIELILDTAGPFREISERAIKKVPTLRGATIVNLFFEASTRTRISFEFAEKRLSADTVNVASAGSSVSKGETLVDTARNLEAMKIDMVVIRHSASGAARFLAERIESNVINAGDGTHEHPTQGLLDMLTLRDRFGSLKGKRICIVGDVLHSRVARSNIWGLTKLGAEVAVCGPRSLLPNAIEDMGVTVIDRIEDAIAWADALNILRLQLERMQAGYIPSLREYNRVFGVTSARLERAPKDLLILHPGPMNRGVEIDSDVADGPHSVILDQVTNGVAVRMAVLYLLAGGKPELAEAAKKGNA, from the coding sequence ATGCCCGGTCCCCTCGGCAAGGACCTGCTGGGCCTCGCGCCGCTCTCGGCCGCGCAGATCGAACTCATTCTCGATACCGCCGGCCCGTTCCGCGAAATCTCCGAGCGCGCCATCAAGAAGGTGCCCACGCTGCGTGGTGCCACCATCGTCAATCTGTTCTTCGAAGCCTCCACACGCACACGCATCTCGTTCGAGTTTGCCGAGAAGCGCCTGAGCGCGGACACCGTGAACGTGGCCAGCGCCGGCTCCAGTGTGAGCAAGGGCGAGACGCTGGTTGACACGGCGCGCAATCTCGAGGCCATGAAGATCGACATGGTCGTCATCCGGCACAGCGCGTCGGGGGCGGCCCGCTTTCTCGCCGAGCGCATCGAGTCCAACGTCATCAACGCCGGCGACGGCACACACGAGCATCCCACGCAGGGCCTGCTCGACATGCTCACGCTGCGCGATCGCTTCGGTTCGCTCAAGGGCAAGCGCATCTGCATCGTGGGTGACGTGCTGCACTCGCGTGTGGCGCGCTCCAACATCTGGGGCCTCACCAAGCTCGGCGCCGAAGTGGCCGTGTGCGGACCGCGCTCGCTGCTGCCCAATGCCATCGAGGACATGGGGGTCACGGTCATTGATCGCATTGAAGACGCCATCGCCTGGGCCGATGCGCTGAACATTCTGCGTCTGCAGCTCGAACGCATGCAGGCCGGCTACATCCCGTCGCTGCGCGAATACAATCGCGTGTTCGGCGTCACCTCGGCGCGTCTCGAACGCGCGCCAAAGGATCTCCTCATTCTGCACCCCGGGCCCATGAATCGCGGCGTCGAAATCGACAGCGACGTGGCGGATGGCCCGCACTCGGTCATTCTCGACCAGGTCACCAACGGGGTGGCCGTGCGCATGGCGGTGCTCTACCTGCTTGCCGGTGGCAAGCCTGAACTGGCCGAAGCGGCCAAGAAAGGAAACGCATAG
- the pyrR gene encoding bifunctional pyr operon transcriptional regulator/uracil phosphoribosyltransferase PyrR, producing the protein MPTSATTVLDARAVDRTLRRMADQIVELNAGTDDLVIVGIQRRGVQLADRIVRIIAAQEGVEVASGALDITLYRDDLQTVGPRPVVGLTKLPWTLDGKRVVIVDDVLYTGRTVRAALDELADFGRPSRIALAVLVDRGGRELPIHADVVGRRIDVAPGQRVDVMVEELDGKDQVVVGSNDGEH; encoded by the coding sequence ATGCCCACCTCTGCCACCACCGTCCTCGATGCGCGCGCGGTTGACCGCACACTGCGCCGCATGGCGGACCAGATCGTTGAATTGAACGCCGGCACCGACGACCTCGTCATCGTCGGCATCCAGCGCCGCGGCGTGCAACTGGCCGACCGCATCGTGCGCATCATTGCCGCGCAGGAAGGCGTGGAAGTCGCCAGCGGCGCCCTCGACATCACGCTCTATCGCGACGACCTGCAGACCGTGGGGCCGCGCCCCGTGGTCGGACTCACCAAGCTGCCCTGGACGCTCGACGGCAAGCGCGTGGTCATTGTCGACGACGTGCTCTACACCGGTCGCACGGTGCGCGCGGCGCTCGATGAGCTGGCCGACTTTGGTCGCCCCTCGCGCATTGCGCTGGCGGTGCTGGTGGACCGCGGTGGCCGCGAGCTGCCCATTCACGCCGACGTGGTGGGGCGACGCATTGATGTCGCGCCCGGCCAGCGCGTGGACGTGATGGTGGAGGAGCTCGACGGCAAGGACCAGGTGGTGGTCGGGTCCAACGACGGGGAGCACTAA
- a CDS encoding ATP-grasp domain-containing protein, producing MTNVAPRTVLMITPGYPGEMPLFTRGLSVQGATVLGVSNGPEHELPELARRHLSGYLQLPELFTNPAAAIPQLQRWLGTRTLDRVCCLWEPGVEVAALIREALGVPGQSYEQALRFRDKDLMKQALAAGGVRVPHHAVARTATEVREAAEQVGYPLIIKPIAGAGSQDTFRCDDAHEVDKAIAQLGHIAVVDVEEFIDGEEFTYDTICARGRIEYFHIGYYRPRPLIARTNEWISPQTLSYRLVDDPWVAEGRAMGEQVIKVLGYDTGFTHMEWYRKADGEVVFGEIAARPPGARTVDLMNFASDVDLFGGWAEAELFGTFSLDIERKYHAACITKRAHGQGRIQRIEGLDRIKARLGDAICAIDLLPLGSPRRDWKSTLLSDGYVTLRHPDWDTTKAMADFVGTDLHLYAG from the coding sequence ATGACCAACGTCGCTCCCCGCACCGTGCTCATGATCACGCCGGGCTATCCCGGCGAGATGCCGCTCTTCACGCGCGGCCTGTCGGTGCAGGGCGCCACCGTGCTGGGTGTGTCCAATGGGCCGGAGCACGAGCTGCCCGAGCTCGCGCGTCGTCACCTGAGTGGTTATCTGCAACTGCCGGAGCTCTTCACCAATCCCGCAGCAGCCATTCCGCAGTTGCAGCGCTGGCTGGGCACACGCACACTCGACCGCGTGTGCTGCCTGTGGGAGCCCGGGGTGGAGGTGGCCGCGCTCATTCGCGAGGCGCTGGGGGTGCCGGGCCAGTCGTACGAACAGGCGCTGCGCTTTCGGGACAAGGACCTCATGAAGCAGGCGCTCGCCGCCGGTGGTGTGCGCGTGCCGCATCATGCCGTGGCGCGCACCGCCACCGAGGTGCGCGAGGCAGCGGAGCAGGTGGGCTATCCGCTCATCATCAAGCCCATTGCCGGTGCAGGTTCGCAGGACACCTTCCGCTGCGACGACGCGCACGAAGTCGACAAGGCCATCGCGCAGCTCGGCCACATTGCCGTGGTCGACGTGGAAGAGTTCATCGACGGCGAGGAATTCACCTACGACACCATCTGCGCGCGTGGCCGCATCGAATACTTCCACATCGGCTACTATCGGCCACGGCCGCTCATTGCGCGCACCAACGAGTGGATCTCGCCGCAGACGCTGAGCTATCGCCTCGTGGACGACCCCTGGGTGGCCGAGGGCCGCGCCATGGGCGAGCAGGTCATCAAGGTGCTGGGCTACGACACCGGCTTCACGCACATGGAGTGGTACCGCAAGGCCGACGGCGAAGTGGTGTTTGGCGAAATTGCCGCCCGTCCGCCCGGCGCACGCACCGTCGACCTGATGAACTTTGCCAGCGACGTGGACCTCTTCGGTGGCTGGGCCGAGGCCGAGTTGTTCGGCACCTTCTCGCTGGACATCGAGCGCAAGTATCACGCGGCCTGCATCACCAAGCGGGCACACGGACAGGGGCGCATTCAGCGCATCGAGGGGCTCGATCGCATCAAGGCCAGGCTGGGCGACGCCATCTGCGCCATCGATCTGCTACCTCTTGGCAGCCCGCGTCGCGACTGGAAAAGCACCCTGCTGTCGGACGGATATGTGACACTGCGCCATCCGGACTGGGACACGACCAAGGCCATGGCCGACTTCGTGGGCACCGATCTGCACCTTTACGCCGGCTGA
- a CDS encoding ATP-grasp domain-containing protein — protein MNVIFVAPRFSPAASQMIEAALSLGHVRLCVVAQEPLEALPASMAQRLAGHWRVDDVTDTAQLEWAVQSLAQRHGAIARCFAAFEQAQGPLARVRERLGIPGLPSSAAANFRDKAQMKTVLRAAGIPVARHRVLHSLQDAQAFVREVGYPIVVKPPAGAGARATERLENDEALHRAMQRHAPSPHDPMLAEEFLRGVEHSLETVTLGGTPLWHSITRYAPTPLEVLEHPWIQWTVLLPREHDDPAYDDIRHVGDRALKALGMTTGVSHCEWFRRPDGTLAISEIAARPPGAQMTTMISRAHNFDFVRAWMTLMIDGTFAAPPRQFAVGTAYLRGQGQGRVVGIEGLDVMQRELGELVCDAHIPSVGQVPSGSYEGEGFVMLRHPDTQVVSNALRRVISTVRVHLG, from the coding sequence ATGAACGTGATTTTCGTGGCGCCCCGTTTTTCGCCCGCCGCCTCGCAGATGATCGAGGCGGCGTTGTCGTTGGGCCATGTCAGACTCTGCGTCGTGGCCCAGGAGCCGCTCGAGGCGCTGCCGGCATCCATGGCCCAGCGGCTCGCCGGCCATTGGCGCGTGGACGATGTCACCGACACCGCGCAGCTCGAATGGGCGGTGCAATCCCTCGCGCAGCGTCACGGCGCCATTGCCCGCTGCTTTGCCGCCTTCGAGCAGGCACAGGGGCCGCTGGCCCGGGTGCGCGAACGTCTCGGCATTCCCGGCCTGCCGTCCAGCGCCGCCGCCAACTTCCGCGACAAGGCGCAGATGAAGACCGTGCTGCGCGCAGCGGGCATTCCCGTGGCGCGGCATCGCGTGCTGCATTCACTGCAGGACGCCCAGGCGTTCGTGCGCGAGGTGGGTTATCCCATTGTCGTCAAGCCGCCGGCCGGTGCCGGCGCCCGCGCCACCGAGCGGCTGGAAAACGATGAGGCCCTGCATCGCGCCATGCAGCGTCATGCGCCTTCGCCGCATGATCCCATGCTGGCCGAGGAATTTCTGCGCGGCGTGGAGCACTCGCTCGAAACCGTCACGCTGGGCGGCACGCCGCTCTGGCACTCCATCACACGCTACGCGCCCACGCCACTCGAGGTGCTGGAGCATCCGTGGATTCAGTGGACGGTGCTGCTGCCGCGTGAGCACGACGATCCGGCCTACGACGACATTCGCCACGTGGGCGACCGTGCGCTCAAGGCGCTGGGCATGACCACCGGCGTGTCGCACTGCGAGTGGTTCCGCCGCCCCGATGGCACCCTGGCCATCAGCGAGATTGCCGCGCGCCCGCCCGGTGCGCAGATGACCACCATGATCTCGCGTGCACACAACTTTGATTTTGTGCGCGCCTGGATGACGCTCATGATCGACGGCACCTTTGCCGCGCCGCCGCGTCAGTTTGCCGTGGGCACCGCGTATCTGCGCGGGCAGGGCCAGGGCCGGGTGGTGGGCATCGAGGGGCTCGACGTCATGCAGCGTGAGCTGGGCGAACTCGTCTGCGACGCGCACATTCCGAGCGTGGGGCAGGTGCCCAGTGGCAGTTACGAGGGCGAGGGCTTTGTCATGCTGCGTCATCCCGACACGCAGGTGGTGAGCAATGCGCTGCGCCGCGTGATCTCCACCGTGCGTGTGCATCTTGGCTAG